A window of Komagataeibacter medellinensis NBRC 3288 contains these coding sequences:
- a CDS encoding F0F1 ATP synthase subunit delta, protein MEKRTVDSGGTTSIPIASIANGLPGRYATALYELAAERQQLDPVLDEATRLAAMIDSSADLRTVLTDRTLDIRDSRRGVAAVLVAEGFGPLMNDFVGVVADNRRLPRLREILAALAAIAAARRGEVVADIVSAHPLTDLQRVQLRSRLTEAGYSKVNIQERVDAALLGGLVVRIGARLYDTSLRSRLTRLHHAMKGAA, encoded by the coding sequence TTGGAAAAGCGGACAGTGGATTCGGGTGGAACGACCTCAATACCGATCGCCTCCATTGCCAATGGCCTTCCCGGTCGTTATGCGACGGCGCTCTATGAGCTTGCGGCGGAACGCCAGCAGCTTGACCCAGTTCTGGATGAGGCTACGCGCCTTGCCGCAATGATCGACAGTAGTGCCGATCTGCGCACTGTGCTGACGGACCGGACACTCGATATCCGTGACAGCCGCCGCGGTGTCGCCGCTGTTCTGGTTGCCGAAGGGTTCGGCCCCCTCATGAATGATTTTGTTGGCGTGGTGGCGGATAACCGCCGCCTTCCGCGCCTGCGTGAAATTCTTGCCGCGCTGGCGGCTATCGCTGCGGCACGGCGGGGGGAAGTGGTGGCGGATATCGTCTCCGCCCACCCCCTGACCGACCTGCAGCGTGTCCAGCTTCGCAGCCGCCTTACCGAGGCCGGCTATTCCAAAGTCAATATCCAGGAGCGTGTTGACGCGGCCCTGCTGGGCGGTCTGGTCGTGCGCATTGGCGCCCGCCTGTATGATACCAGCCTCAGATCCCGCCTTACCCGCCTGCACCATGCCATGAAGGGAGCCGCGTGA
- the atpA gene encoding F0F1 ATP synthase subunit alpha: MEIRPSEISDILKQQIATFDKATDVAETGTILSVGDGIARVYGLQNVEAGEMLDFPASGQKGMALNLENDNVGVVIFGDDSSMREGDVVARTGKVVEVPTGKALLGRVVDGLGNPIDGKGPLVGEVINKRAELKAPGIMPRQSVSEPMQTGIKAIDALVPIGRGQRELIIGDRQTGKTAILIDTIVNQKNVNALGDESKSLYCIYVAIGQKRSTVAQLVRTLEETGAMEYSIVVAATASDPAPMQYLAPYAACSMGEYFRDNGMHALIVYDDLSKQAVAYRQMSLLLRRPPGREAYPGDVFYLHSRLLERAAKMSDKFGAGSLTALPVIETQAGDVSAYIPTNVISITDGQVFLETDLFYRGIRPAVNVGGSVSRVGSAAQIKAMKQVAGKIKLELAQYREMAAFSQFASDLDPATQKQLARGARLVELLKQPETSPLSVEEQVVVLFAGTRGYIDAVPVDKVTTYEKRLLDDVRTSGKDILESIRTQRQLSKDIESRLNDFLTTFGRQFAN; encoded by the coding sequence ATGGAAATCCGCCCCTCCGAGATTTCGGATATCCTCAAGCAGCAGATCGCCACGTTCGACAAGGCGACCGACGTTGCCGAGACAGGTACCATCCTGTCCGTGGGCGACGGTATTGCGCGTGTCTACGGCCTGCAGAATGTTGAAGCCGGCGAAATGCTGGACTTCCCCGCCAGTGGCCAGAAAGGCATGGCGCTGAACCTTGAAAATGACAATGTCGGTGTTGTCATTTTTGGTGATGACTCCTCCATGCGCGAAGGCGATGTCGTTGCCCGTACCGGCAAGGTGGTGGAAGTGCCCACCGGCAAGGCGCTGCTCGGTCGCGTGGTTGACGGTCTTGGCAACCCGATCGACGGCAAGGGGCCGCTGGTTGGTGAAGTCATCAATAAGCGTGCGGAACTCAAGGCCCCCGGCATCATGCCGCGCCAGTCCGTGAGCGAACCGATGCAGACCGGCATCAAGGCCATTGACGCGCTCGTACCCATCGGACGTGGCCAGCGTGAACTGATTATCGGTGACCGTCAGACCGGCAAGACCGCCATCCTGATCGACACCATCGTCAATCAGAAGAACGTCAATGCCCTGGGTGACGAGAGCAAGTCGCTCTACTGCATCTATGTCGCGATCGGGCAGAAGCGCTCAACCGTGGCACAACTGGTGCGCACGCTGGAAGAGACCGGCGCGATGGAGTATTCCATCGTCGTGGCGGCTACCGCGTCCGACCCGGCGCCGATGCAGTACCTGGCGCCCTACGCCGCGTGCTCCATGGGCGAGTATTTCCGCGATAATGGCATGCATGCCCTGATCGTGTATGATGACCTGTCCAAGCAGGCCGTTGCTTACCGCCAGATGTCGCTGCTGCTGCGCCGCCCGCCCGGACGTGAAGCCTATCCGGGGGACGTGTTTTACCTGCATTCCCGCCTGCTGGAACGCGCAGCGAAAATGTCCGACAAGTTCGGTGCCGGTTCGCTGACTGCTCTGCCGGTGATCGAAACGCAGGCAGGCGACGTGTCCGCCTATATCCCGACCAACGTGATTTCCATCACCGATGGCCAGGTCTTCCTTGAAACCGACCTGTTCTACCGTGGCATCCGCCCTGCCGTGAACGTAGGTGGTTCCGTGTCCCGCGTTGGTTCAGCGGCACAGATCAAGGCGATGAAACAGGTTGCCGGCAAGATCAAGCTGGAACTGGCCCAGTATCGTGAAATGGCTGCGTTCTCGCAGTTTGCATCTGATCTGGACCCCGCCACCCAGAAGCAGCTGGCCCGTGGCGCACGTCTGGTAGAACTGCTCAAGCAGCCCGAAACTTCACCGCTGTCGGTTGAAGAGCAGGTTGTGGTGCTGTTTGCCGGCACGCGTGGCTACATTGATGCCGTGCCGGTCGATAAGGTCACGACCTATGAAAAGCGCCTGCTGGATGATGTCCGTACGTCGGGCAAGGACATTCTGGAATCGATCCGCACCCAGCGTCAGCTGAGCAAGGATATCGAAAGCCGTCTGAATGATTTCCTGACGACATTCGGCCGTCAGTTCGCCAACTGA